The DNA region CCTCTCCGTCGGAGGCGACCGTATCGGGATCTTCGTCCGGCGCCGAGCCCGCGGCGGCACCGTCATCCGCTGCGGCTCCGGCAGGCAGAGGAGAGGCCGCCGCCCCGTCAAGCGAGGGAACGACGGGAGCGGCGACGGCAGTCGGCGCGCAGGGGCCGAAGGAGGCCATGGCTCCGCAGGAGGCTTTCGGTCCCAAGACCGGGCTCTATTTCGGCATCTTCGGGGGCGCGGCCTTCGGCATGAGCAACGGGGTGAGCGCGCTCGACTCGCCTCCGCTTTTCTCCGCAGGCGGACGGGCGACGCCCGGAACCGCTGCGGTGGGCGGCGTGGAAGTGGGCTATAACTTTCGGAGCTTCGCCCTGGACAGCGCCAAGAGCTATTGGCTCCAGCCGGCGGCCCAGTTCGAGGCGTTCTACCTCGGACAAGCGACGGAAAGAGGTACCTTAACCGGGGGAGTGGCGGGAACACCCGCCATTGCACCCTACCAGTTCGGATCGAACTTGAACATGGGCGTCTTCCTCGTGGACGGAGTGGCGAAGTTTGTGACTCCGATCGGATTGGTCCCCTACATCGGGGGAGGGATAGGCGGAGCCTACCTTGCCTCCTCCGGAACGAGCTTCACGGGACCCACCGGCAACCTCCTCACGACCGGCGGGTATGAACAAGGAGCCTTTGCGGGCCAGGGACTGGTCGGGCTTCAGTACAACATCAGCGAACACTGGAGCATCTTTGCGGAATATAAGATCCTCTACATCAAGGAGACGCAGTTTTCCTACCTGATGACCAGCGGCAACACGATGTTGATCAAGTATCCCGAGTACTACAACATCGCGATTGCGGGGCTCCGCTTCAATTTTTAACATCCGGCCGGGGATCGGTCGGCGCCGTGCTGTGCATTGGGGGGGAAGTCCGACCCCGCCGACCGACGGCTTACGAGTCGGCATCCTTTTCATAAGTAATTCGGTAGATAACGCCGTTGGCGTCGTCGGAGAAGAGGAGGCTGCCGTCGGGGAGGAAGAGAAGGCCGACCGGCCTTCCCCAGGTCTTGGGGTGCTCGCCTTCGGTTAAAAATCCGGTAAGAAAGTCTTCGTAAAAGCCCAGCGGCCGATAATTCTGTCCGAACGGAACGAAGACGATCTTGTAGCCTGTGGGCGCGCTGCGATTCCAGGAGCCGTGCAGGGCCACGAAGGCGCCGTGAAGATATCGCTCCGGAAATTGCGCTTTGCCCGAGGGAAACGCTAAGCCGAGCGGCGCCGAGTGCGCTTGGAAGAGCACGTCCGGGGTGCGGGTGGTATCAACTAGGTTCGGCTTCTGCACGCGGTGGTGGACGAGCAGCCGGGGATCGAGGAGACGGGGGGAAAGATAGGCATAAGGCCAACCGAAAAAATCCCCTTGCCGAATCCGCGTCAAATAGTCGGGCACGAGATCATCCCCGAGTTCGTCCCGTTCGTTGACGACCGTATAGAGCGTGCCGGTGTTCGGCTCGAAAGCGAGGCCGACCGGGTTGCGCAGGCCCGAAGCGAAGAGCTCCGGCTTCCCTTTGGGCAGAGGAATCCTCATTACCGAAGCCCGTGGAGGCGGCTCCACGTCGACGTTGCTGCGAGAGCCGATGGAGACATACAGCCAACGCTCGTCCGGGGAGAGGGCGAGCGCCCGGGTCCAATGCCCGCCTCCCGGAAAGGAAGCGATGCGCTCGCCACGGCCTCCCAGCCGCCGTTGGCCCCGCCGGTAGGGGAAGGAGAGGATCGAGTCGGTGTTGGCCACGAGGAACCGGTCGCCGACGAAAACCATTCCGAACGGGAGATGCAGGCCGTTTTCCGGAGTGGCGAAAACCGAGCTGTGCTCCGCACCCCCGTCTTCCCCCGGTCCTTCGAAGAGGCGGATTCGGCCTGCGTCGGATTCGGCCACGAGGACCCCACCCTCCGGGGTGAGCGCCAGCCATCGGGGGCCCTCGAGGTCGCGGGCGAAGACGGATACCTGAAAGCCGGCCGGCAGCCGGAGGGAAGGCCGTCTGGGCGGAGGCACGATCGGAGGCTCATAGGCGGCGCTCGGCGTGGCGAAGGGCTTGGGAAGATCGGCCAGGCGGATGGAAATCGGGGTAGGCGTGAACGGTTCGGTAAAGATCTCTGCGGCGCGGGCGGAAAGGACGGCGGCGATAGGAAGGGCTAGCGCTGCCGAAAATAGCGAGCGGAAGCGACGTGGGGACCAGAGGTTCATCGGAAGGTCGGCATGCGCCCGTGAGGGAAAGGCCTGCGGCCTTCAGCTGCCGCCCGCCGCGAACGTTCCCATCAAGGAGGCTTCGTCAAGGACGTGTCCTCTCATGGCTTCTTCCAGCTCCCGGCGGCCGGCGCCCGGAGCCAGCGCGAGACGTTCGTCGAGCGCAAAGAGCCGAAAGAAGTAGCGGTGAGTTCCGCTCGGGGGGGCCGGCCCGTCGTAACGGTCGTTTCCGAAGTCGTTGCGTCCGGTGCGGGCTTCAGAAGGCAGCTTGCCCGGAAGAAGCTTGACTGTGGTCGGAGGCAGATTCCAGACGAGCCAGTGGACGAAGGTGCCGCCGGGGGCGTCGGGATCCTCCATGATAAGGGCGAGCGACCGCGTGCCGCCGGGGACACGGGAGATCCGAAGCTCGGGATTTTGATTTTCTTCCCGATAACCGCAGGCGCGGGGCAGCGGATGACCGTCGGAAAAGGAGGGAGAGCTAAGTTTCATGGCAAAAGCACCGGATGCGCAGAGGAAAACCAGCACGAAAGGGGCGATGAGAAGCCTGCCGGACATCGCACCGGCGATTGTGGGCAAAACCATCCCGGAAGGCAATGCGCGGGCGATGCCGGCCGCCGCGGTCCCGCTTCGGTCTGATTGTTTATGAGTCAATTGGAAGGGGGAAGAGCAATCGATCTTCATCCTTGCGCCGGTCCCTCCGCCGGCGATAAGCTTTTGCTCCTTCACCAAGCAGCAACATGCGATGCCGAGGGTTGGCGGTTCTTCTGATGGCTCTGGCCTGGGTGCCGGAGCTTTTCGCCGGACTGGTTCAGACGTCCAAGGGGCTCCGCTTATCCATCCTCTCTCCGCCTGAGGCTTCCGCCGCCGCGGGACGGGTGCCCGCCGATCCGGTCGCGGAGAAGGGTGGCCAGGACAAGCGGAGACCGCGTCTGGTCGCCACGAAAGGCGCTCCGAAGGGAAGGGTCAAGATTCAACCCATCGCTAGCGGCAGGGCTAGGAAAGCGCATCGGGCGGCGTCGGAGGCGAATCCGGTGGCCGCTCGGAAATAATCGGCAATCCGGTCATCGGAGCAAAAAAGCCGTTCTTCTCGTGAGAATCCGCTTACCGGAAAAGGGAGCAGGCGGGCGCAAACCTCGATTGCTTTCTTCACGGTCTATGCGTAGACTGAAATCAACGGCCGAAGAGGAAGGGAAAAATGAAAAGACAGCTTATGGCGCTTGGCCTTGCCTTGGCGATCGGGTTTCCGGCCGCCTTCGCGGAGGTGTCGGTGATGAACACCACGAAAGGCTTGCGGTTGACCATCCTTCCGGTGATGGGGGCAACGCGGGAAGAGAAGCCGGCGCCGACCGGCAGGGTGCGAGTCGCGCCGGTCGCTGTGAATAAGGCGGTTTCCGGACGACAGGTGGCGCATGGCGCCAAGCGTTCGAAGACGCGGCAGGTGTCCGCGCCGCGCAAGCCGCCTAAGCCGAACGTGCGGAATAAGGGCTGATCAGGTCCCGGATCTCGGAGATCCGATCGGCGGGGAATCCGCCTTTCTGGGCATGCTCGCGGATGGCTTGCTCGCTGGGAGCCAGGTAGACACAGTAGATCTTGTCGTCGGTGACGTAGCTGTGTAGCCACTGGATCTGCGAGCCCATCTCGTTCAGAATCGAACACGACTTGGCGGAAATTCCCGCGAGCTCCTGGGGAGAGAGTTTTCCGGCGCCGGGGATTTCTCGTTCAATAAGGTAGCGTGGCATGGTCTCCTAGTTCTCGGTTTTCGTTTCCCCTCCCTTCTTCCGACGGTCGGGCCCCTGTTATATAACGCCGCCGCGCTCCTGCTTGCCAAGCCTATTCGAGCGGGGCCGAAAGCGGCCGAGGTCCCGGCGGCCGACCGGCCCACCACTCCCTCATCGCCCGGGTCCGCCGCAGCCCTTTTCGCGCACCGCTTCCTTTCCTTTGCCTTCGAAAGGAGCGACGGACGCCCGAAGGAGGGGAGGAGCGAAAAAACGCGGCATTTCTGGCACGCCGCCTGCTTTAAAAGGAGCCGCAGGAGGAAACGCGATGAGAAATGCGAATGCTGGGGAGGGATCGGAGACTGTCTTGGCCGGATCGACCGCGGTTGCCGGCGGAGCCCCCGGGGCGGCCGAACGGGAAGGCCGAAGAGCAGTTGCCGCCGGTAAGGAGGGGATCAGGCTTCGTACGTTCCCCTACGCTCCGCGCGGGAACGGCAGGCCGGATGCGGTCGGACTCGCGGAGCCGCGTCACAGAAAGCATTGGTTCGGGAACCAAAGGAGAATCAGAATGGCGGGCGATTGGTTCCGGCGCTGCTGGCTCATGCCCGTTCTTTGCTTCCTGGCGGGCGGCGTGCTTCCGTCCCGAGCCGAAGCGGCGGGGGCATTCGGGATGGGTGACGGAATTCTTGGTCCGATAGGATGGCAGGGAATAGCCTTCTTCGCGGCGGAAGCGCCAAGCCTGGAAGCGCGGGTGAACGGGCTCGAGGCCTATATCCTCAACGCGGATCCTTCCGGGAGCAAGGTGAGCGGGGTGCCGGGACCGGGACACAACGCTTGGCTGATGACCTCTGCGGCCCTGGTGCTCTTCATGACACTGCCGGGCCTCGCTCTTTTTTACGGCGGCCTGGTCCGATCCCGGAACGTCCTGTCGGTCTTGGCGCAATGCCTGGGGATTGCGGGGCTCGTGACGATTCTCTGGTGGGCGGTGGGCTACAGCCTGGTCTTCGGGACCAACTTCAGCCAGAGCCCGATAGGCCCGTTTCTGGGCGGCACCGAGTTCTTTTTTCTCAAGGGCGTCGATTCGGTTCCCAACACCGGATACTCGATCTGGGTGTCGCAGAACGTCTTCTGCATGTTCCAGCTCATGTTCGCGATCATCACGCCGGCCCTGATCCTGGGCGCGATCGCCGAAAGGATGAACTACGGGGCATTGCTCCTCTTCATCGCCTTTTGGATGCTGGGGGTCTACTTTCCGCTCGCCCACATGGTCTGGGGAGCCACCGGCCTGATGAACGGCGCGTTCAACGCGGCGGCCCGAATTCCCGCGATCGATTTCGCCGGAGGGACCGTCGTGCACATGTCCTCGGGCTGGTCGGGACTGGTTCTCTGCCTGCTGCTCGGGCGGAGGAACGGCTATGATAAGGAGCCGATCGTGCCGCACAGCATAGTTCTCTGCATGGCGGGAGCGGCGATGCTCTGGGTCGGATGGTACGGCTTCAATGCGGGAAGCGCCGGAGCGGCGGACGTAATTGCAGCCAATGCCTTCACCACGACGACCCTGGCCACCGCGGTGGCGTCGTTCACCTGGGGAATGCTCGAATATGCCTTGAAAGGAAAGCCAAGCGTCCTCGGGTTCAGCACCGGGGCCGTGGCCGGCTTGGTCTGCATTACGCCGGCCTGCGGGTATGTCGATTCGACTGGAGCGGTGATCATCGGAGTGGCGGCCGCGGTGGTTCCCTACCTAGCTTGCGTCAAGCTCAAGAAGGCCTTGGGATATGACGATGCGCTCGATGCGTTCGGAGTGCATGGGGTGGGGGGACGCTTGGGGCATTCCTGACCGGGGTCCTGGCGACGGCCAAGGTCAACGGCAACCTGAGCAACGAAGCCGTAGCGGGGAAGAACGGGCTGGCCGCCCTCGTCAGCCATCACGCGCTTTATTGGGCGCAGCTCAAGGCGATAGTGATCACGATCGGGCTGTCGGTGGGCATGAGCTTGGTCTTGGCGCTGCTGGTGAGGCTCTTCGTAAGCCTGCGCGTGCCGGCCGAGATCGAGACGCAGGGCCTCGACATCGTGCAGCACGGCGAGCAGGGCTACGCGATGTAGAGCGTGGCGGGATCGTTTTCGGCGGATTCTTCGAGCGAGGTGCCGGGATCGGCCGGCGGTGTCGCCGCGCCGCTCCGGATTTGGCCGGCAGCCGGCTAAAAGATAGCTTTCTTCGCGGCCGCCATCCCGATAGAAAAGGGTAGCCAAAAATCCTGGAAATTACGTTATACTTCTGACTAATATTCGTTCCGCCCGTTGTAAAAAAAACGGGAAAAGAGATTGACTCGGCGGGGGTACGATCGCCTGTAATTGCCCAATATTTTGTGGTATAGGACCGACATAGGCACAATATCTTGAACATCTGGAGGCAGCCATGATTTCCCTGGAAGACCCCTGGCAGATGGAGTTGATCGGCATCGATCCTCTCCCGAAGAAGACCTTCACGGTTCGGAAGCGGAACGGCACGGTCGTCGCGTTCGAGCCCGAGCGCATCTCTTGGGCCATCGAACGAGCGTTTCGCGCCGAACAGGGAGTGCCGGCGGAAAAAGGCCTCTCGGAAGAGACAAGACAGGCGGTGGAGAAGGTGGCGCGGGCCGTGGTGCGGCGCGCCGTCGCCGCGGCCGTCGCCGGAGAGACGCTCGAAGTCGAATTGATCCAAGATTGGGTGGAGGCGGCTCTCATGGAAGCGGGCTACCACTCGGTGGCCCGGCGCTACATCCTTTACCGGGCGGAACGCCGGAGGGCCCGCACGTTGCGCGCGGCGACCCTATCCGGCACGGCTCCGCTTACCTTCGTGCTGCGATGCGGCGAACGGGTTCCCTTGGATCCGGAAGGCCTCAGGAGGGAGCTCGAGGATGCCTGTCGGGGCCTAGAGGATCGCTGCTCGTGGGAGAGCTTGGCCGAAGAAACGCTGCGGAGCCTGTACGATGGAGTAACCGAAGAAGAGATCGACCAGGCGATGATTCTGGCCGCCCGCTCCCGAGTGGAGCGGGAGCCGGCCTATACCTATGTCGCGGCACGGCTCCTGTTGGCCAAGATCTATCGGGAAGTCTTGCCCGAGATCCGCGCACGCGAAGAGCTGGAGGCGGTGCACAGGAAGTTCTTCCCGATCTCCGTCCGCCACGGCGTCGACGTCGGCCGACTTTCGCCCGATCTATTGGGCTTCGATCTCGAAAAGTTGGCCGGTGCCCTCCGGTTCGAGCGCGACCGGAACTTTACGTACATGGGCCTGCAGACCGTATACGATCGCTACCTGCTCCACCACGAGGAGCGGAGGATCGAGACTCCGCAATACTTCTGGATGCGTGTGGCGATGGGGCTCGCCCTTGCCGAGAAGGAGAATCGCGAAGAGCGCGCTATCGAGTTCTACGAGCTGCTCTCCTCCTTTTTGTTCCTTTCTTCGACGCCGACCCTATTCAATGCGGGGACAAGGCATCCTCAGCTTTCGTCCTGCTACCTGCTCACCGTCTCCGACGATCTGGACGGAATCTTTCAAGTGATCTCCGACAACGCCCGGCTTTCGAAGTGGGCGGGAGGCTTGGGCAATGACTGGACCAATGTCCGGGCCACCGGCTCCTTGATCCGGGGGACCAATGGGCGGAGCCAGGGAGTCATTCCCTTTCTCAAGGTCGCCAACGACACCGCTGTCGCCGTCAATCAGGGAGGGAAGAGGAAGGGCGCCCTCTGCGCCTACCTGGAAACCTGGCACCTCGACATCGAGGACTTCCTCGAGCTGCGGAGGAATACGGGGGACGAGCGGCGCCGGACCCCGGACATGAATACGGCCAACTGGATTCCCGACCTCTTCATGAAGAGAGTCGCCGAAGGAGGGAATTGGACGCTCTTCAGCCCCAGCGACGTCCCGGATCTTCACGATCTCTACGGAAAGGCCTTCGAGCGGCGGTATTGCGAGTATGAGGCGATGGCGGATCGCGGGGAGATTCGCAACTTCCGGCGCGTCGCAGCCGTCGCTCTTTGGAGGAAGATGCTCACGATGCTCTTTGAGACGGGCCATCCGTGGATCACCTTCAAGGATCCGTGCAACATCCGATCTCCCCAGGATCATGTTGGGGTGATTCACAATTCCAATCTCTGCACCGAGATCACGCTGAATACTTCGGCGGACGAAACCGCGGTCTGCAACTTGGGCTCGATCAATCTGGCCGCCCATGTGAAGGACGGCGAACTCGACGAGGATCGGCTGGCCAAAACGATTCGCGTGGCGGTCCGGATGCTCGACAACGTCATCGATATCAATTTCTATCCGACCCCGGCGGCCAGGAACTCCAATCTGCGCCATCGGCCGGTGGGCCTCGGCTTGATGGGCTTCCAGGATGCGCTCTACCGCCTGAAGATCCCCTATGGGAGCCAAGAGGCGGTGGAATTTGCGGATCGGACGATGGAATCCATCGCCTACCATGCGCTTCTCGCATCGTCGGACTTGGCGAAGGAACGAGGAGCCTATGCCACCTTCCGGGGCTCGAAATGGGACCGCGGCCTCTTGCCTATTGATACGCTCTCTCTGCTGGAAGAGGAGCGCGGCGGGTATCTTGAAGTGGACCGAACGGTGCGGAAAGATTGGGAGAAGGTCCGGGCGGCGATTCGGCGGAATGGCTTGAGGAACAGCAATCTGCTCGCGATCGCGCCGACCGCGACGATTTCGAACATCTGCGGGGTCTCCCAATCGATCGAGCCGACCTATAAGAATCTTTTCGTGAAGTCGAACCTCTCCGGGGATTTCACGACGATCAACAGCTATCTCGTCGAGGAGCTGAAGCAGGCGGGGCTGTGGGATCAGGAGATGGTGGACGATCTCAAGTTTTACGACGGGTCGGTTCTGCCTATCGAACGCATTCCCCGAGAGATCAAGGAAAGGTACCTCACGGCCTTCGAGCTCGATCCCTATTGGCTGATCGAGTGTGCCAGCCGGCGCCAGAAGTGGATCGACATGGCGCAGTCGCTCAATCTCTACATCGCCGAGCCCAATGGGAAGAAGCTTTCCGACATGTACCTCCTGGCTTGGCGGAAGGGTCTCAAGACGACCTACTACTTGCGGGCTGTGGCAGCGACCTCCGTGGAAAAATCGACCCTGGATATCAATGCTCGAGGGCTGCAACCACGGTGGATGAAGAGCGTCAGCCCCTCGTCCCGTGTCCGCATCGAGCGGGCGGCGGAGGAGCGCAACGGGAGGGCCTGCTCTCTCGATAATCCCGAATGCGAGAGTTGCCAATGACCGGCAACGGGACCCGGCCCGCTCGGCGGCGCACTTGAGCCCGCTCGATCCGAGCTCGGGAAGCGGGCATCGTCAGGTGGAGGAACGAAGAGAAAAAAGAGAACGGAAGGAAAGGAAGGAAAGGAGAAACCATGTCCTGCTGCTACTCGTCGGAGAGAGGTCGGGAGCCCTACGACCTCACCAGGAGATTCAACGCGGAGGAAAAGCGGCTGATCAACTGCCGGACGGTGGACGTGAATCAGCTCATGCCCTTGAAATACAAATGGGCCTGGGAGCACTACCTGAACGGGTGCGCAAACAACTGGCTGCCCTCCGAGGTGCCGATGCAGAGGGACATCGAACTCTGGAGGTCCGATAAGCTGAGCGCGGCGGAGAGGCGTGTGATCATGAGAAACCTCGGCTTTTTCGCCACCGGCGAGAGCCTTGTCGGCAACAATATCGTGCTGGCGATCTTCAAGCACATCACCAATCCGGAAGCGCGCCAGTACCTGCTGCGCCAAGCCTTCGAGGAGGCGGTCCATACTCATGCTTTCCTCTACATCGTCGAAAGTCTCGGCCTCGACGAGCGCGAGGTGTTCAACATGTACCACGAGATCAACTCGATCCGGAACAAGGACAGCTTCGAGATGGCCTTGACGGAGGACATCCTGCGCGAAGGCTTTTCGACCGAAACCGAGGCCGGGATTCGGCAATTTCTCAAGAACCTGGTGGGATTTTACGTGATCATGGAGGGAATTTTTTTCTACAGCGGGTTTGTCATGATTCTCTCCTTCCACCGGCAAAATCGAATGACCGGAATCGGCGAGCAGTTTCAGTACATTCTCCGGGACGAGACGATCCACTTGAACTTCGGCATCGACTTGATCAACGGAATCAAGGAGGAAAACCCGGAGGTCTGGACCCCGGATTTTCAAGAGGAAATCAGCGAAATGATCGCGCAGGCGGTCGAGCTCGAGGCGCTCTATGCGCAGGACTGCCTGCCCAACGGGATTCTCGGATTGAACGCCGGCTTGTTTCGTGACTACGTCCAGTATATCGGAGATCGGCGATTGGAGCGGATCGGCTTGAAGGCCCGATACGGTTCGCGCAATCCTTTCCCGTGGATGAGCGAAGCCATGGATCTCCTTAAGGAGAAGAACTTCTTCGAGACCCGCGTCACCGAGTACCAGCACGGAGCGCTGCTTCAGTGGTGAATAGATGCATCGCTTCCGTTATCAAGGGGACGTTCTTTTCGTAGAGGAGGTCTCGACCGCCGTCCTTGCCGAGAAGTACGGCACTCCGCTCTACGTGTATTCGGCCGGCACGGTTCTCGATCACTACGACCGGCTCGTCGCCTCCCTGCGCGCGCTCGATCCGCTGGTCTGCTACGCGGTCAAGGCCAATTCCAATCTGGCGCTGCTGCGCCTGCTCGCAGCTCGCGGTTCCGGTTTCGACCTAGTCAGCGGCGGAGAACTGTACCGTGTCCTTCAGGCCGGCGGGGATCCCGCCCGGTGCACGTTCGCCGGCGTCGGCAAGACGGACCGGGAGATCGAAGAAGCTTTGGAAGCCGGCATCTACAGCTTTATCGTGGAGAGCCGGGAAGAGCTGAGCGCTATCAATAGGGCGGCCGTGCGCTTGCGGAAGAAGGCCCCGGTCGCTCTGCGGGTCAACCCCGATGTGGGCGCCAGGACTCACGCCAAGATCAAGACCGGGGTGGCGGAGAGCAAGTTCGGCATCCCGGCCGAAGAGATCGAAGAGGTCTATCGGGAACTGCCCCGTTTCTCCCATCTTCGGTTGCGCGGGATGCAAATCCATATCGGCTCGCAGATCCGCGACGTTGAGCCCTTCGCGGAGGCGGTCGGCCGAGTGATTCCCTTGGTGGCGATGGCGCGCGATCGGTTCGGCGCGGAGTTTTTCGACATCGGGGGAGGGCTCGGAATCGCTTACGAGGAGGCGCTGCAGAGCGGAGATCCCGGCTGGTGGGAAAGCAAGACCGGTTGGGCCACCCCCGCCCGCTACGCGCAGCGGCTGCTTCCCTTGCTTAGCCCGCTCGGGCTACGCACCATTGTGGAGCCGGGCAGGCTGCTTGTCGGCAACGCGGGCATTCTCCTCACGAGGGTGCTCTATCGGAAAGATGGGCCGAGCCGAAAGTTTGTGATCGTCGATGCGGGAATGAACGACCTGATCCGCCCGGCCCTGTATGGATCCTTTCACCAGATTGTACCGGTGATCCGGCGCGGGGGGGATCCGATCGAGGCCGACGTTGTGGGGCCCGTTTGCGAGTCGGGCGACCGGTTCGCCGAGTCGCGGCGGATGCCGCCGGTAACGGCGGGCGATCTTCTGGCGATATTCAGCGCGGGAGCATACGGATTCTCCATGGCTTCCCAGTACAACTCGCGGCCGAGGCCGGCCGAGGTTCTCGTGGAAGGGGCGAAGCACCGGCTGATCCGCCGGCGGGAGAGCTATGAAGATTTGGTCCGGGGCGAGCCGGGCGCAGAGGAAGAGCCCGGCGGCCCGCAAGGCGAACGGACACCAAAGGAGAGTCATGAGCTGGCGAATGGATAGCCGGAAGGCGGGAATCGTTTTGGTGGATGTGCAAGAGCGGATCATCGCCGCTGTCGCCGCCGCCGGCGGAATTCTCGGGAAAATCGATCGCCTTCTCGATATCGGGAAACTTTTCTCCATTCCGGTCCACCTCACGGAGCTAGCTCCGCAGAAGCTCGGCCCGGTCTCCGCGCCGATTCTCGAGAAGCTCGGGAGCGGCATCCCCCGCTTCACGCGGAATGTCCTCTCGGCAGGCTCCGTATTGCCGAAAGAATTGCCGCAATTTCTCCTTCTTGCGGGAATGGAAACCCATGCAGCCGTCCGGCAGGTCGCCTACGATCTCCGGGAGCGAGGGCATCTGGTGTATCTGCTGGCGGATGCCGTCGGCTCCCGCAACTCCCTGGATCACCAGGTGGCCCTGGACGAAATGCGACAAGACCGTGTTGTGGTCACGACGCTCGAGGCAGCGGCCTGCGAGCTCGGAGCCGAGGCGGAGGAGCCGATTCTCGAGAAGCTGCTTCCTCCGCTACTGTAGAGTGGGGACCGCCTCCGCTTGCTGCTCCCCGGAACGGGCCGGGCTGCTGCCCGCCGGCATCGGCATGCCGCAGGGAGCGTCGATCGCGATGACCCGAAGCACCGGGCTCAGAACGATCCGGTCGTGGCGGCCTCGGATCCGGGCTGTTCGGAGGATCGTCTGCACCACCGCGGGGACTTGGTCGACGGGAAGAATCAACTCGATCTTAGTCCGGGCCAGAAAGTCGGGGAAGTAGTCGTTGCCCAAGTAACGTTCGACGTCCTCCGGCTTTTTTTCGAGCCGTTTTACCCGACTAGCCAGGGCTCCTTCGATCCGGTAGTGTTGGGCTAGGGCCTCGCGGAGCTCGCCCAGACAAGACCGCGGAATGACCGCTTCGACTTTTTGAAAGCCTTTCAGGGAACGGAGCGGGTGGGATGTCGTCGGCTGATCCGGCATGCTTCCTTGGGAGAAG from Methylacidimicrobium sp. AP8 includes:
- a CDS encoding ribonucleotide-diphosphate reductase subunit beta, whose protein sequence is MSCCYSSERGREPYDLTRRFNAEEKRLINCRTVDVNQLMPLKYKWAWEHYLNGCANNWLPSEVPMQRDIELWRSDKLSAAERRVIMRNLGFFATGESLVGNNIVLAIFKHITNPEARQYLLRQAFEEAVHTHAFLYIVESLGLDEREVFNMYHEINSIRNKDSFEMALTEDILREGFSTETEAGIRQFLKNLVGFYVIMEGIFFYSGFVMILSFHRQNRMTGIGEQFQYILRDETIHLNFGIDLINGIKEENPEVWTPDFQEEISEMIAQAVELEALYAQDCLPNGILGLNAGLFRDYVQYIGDRRLERIGLKARYGSRNPFPWMSEAMDLLKEKNFFETRVTEYQHGALLQW
- the lysA gene encoding diaminopimelate decarboxylase yields the protein MHRFRYQGDVLFVEEVSTAVLAEKYGTPLYVYSAGTVLDHYDRLVASLRALDPLVCYAVKANSNLALLRLLAARGSGFDLVSGGELYRVLQAGGDPARCTFAGVGKTDREIEEALEAGIYSFIVESREELSAINRAAVRLRKKAPVALRVNPDVGARTHAKIKTGVAESKFGIPAEEIEEVYRELPRFSHLRLRGMQIHIGSQIRDVEPFAEAVGRVIPLVAMARDRFGAEFFDIGGGLGIAYEEALQSGDPGWWESKTGWATPARYAQRLLPLLSPLGLRTIVEPGRLLVGNAGILLTRVLYRKDGPSRKFVIVDAGMNDLIRPALYGSFHQIVPVIRRGGDPIEADVVGPVCESGDRFAESRRMPPVTAGDLLAIFSAGAYGFSMASQYNSRPRPAEVLVEGAKHRLIRRRESYEDLVRGEPGAEEEPGGPQGERTPKESHELANG
- a CDS encoding ribonucleoside-diphosphate reductase subunit alpha; this translates as MISLEDPWQMELIGIDPLPKKTFTVRKRNGTVVAFEPERISWAIERAFRAEQGVPAEKGLSEETRQAVEKVARAVVRRAVAAAVAGETLEVELIQDWVEAALMEAGYHSVARRYILYRAERRRARTLRAATLSGTAPLTFVLRCGERVPLDPEGLRRELEDACRGLEDRCSWESLAEETLRSLYDGVTEEEIDQAMILAARSRVEREPAYTYVAARLLLAKIYREVLPEIRAREELEAVHRKFFPISVRHGVDVGRLSPDLLGFDLEKLAGALRFERDRNFTYMGLQTVYDRYLLHHEERRIETPQYFWMRVAMGLALAEKENREERAIEFYELLSSFLFLSSTPTLFNAGTRHPQLSSCYLLTVSDDLDGIFQVISDNARLSKWAGGLGNDWTNVRATGSLIRGTNGRSQGVIPFLKVANDTAVAVNQGGKRKGALCAYLETWHLDIEDFLELRRNTGDERRRTPDMNTANWIPDLFMKRVAEGGNWTLFSPSDVPDLHDLYGKAFERRYCEYEAMADRGEIRNFRRVAAVALWRKMLTMLFETGHPWITFKDPCNIRSPQDHVGVIHNSNLCTEITLNTSADETAVCNLGSINLAAHVKDGELDEDRLAKTIRVAVRMLDNVIDINFYPTPAARNSNLRHRPVGLGLMGFQDALYRLKIPYGSQEAVEFADRTMESIAYHALLASSDLAKERGAYATFRGSKWDRGLLPIDTLSLLEEERGGYLEVDRTVRKDWEKVRAAIRRNGLRNSNLLAIAPTATISNICGVSQSIEPTYKNLFVKSNLSGDFTTINSYLVEELKQAGLWDQEMVDDLKFYDGSVLPIERIPREIKERYLTAFELDPYWLIECASRRQKWIDMAQSLNLYIAEPNGKKLSDMYLLAWRKGLKTTYYLRAVAATSVEKSTLDINARGLQPRWMKSVSPSSRVRIERAAEERNGRACSLDNPECESCQ
- a CDS encoding isochorismatase family protein — its product is MSWRMDSRKAGIVLVDVQERIIAAVAAAGGILGKIDRLLDIGKLFSIPVHLTELAPQKLGPVSAPILEKLGSGIPRFTRNVLSAGSVLPKELPQFLLLAGMETHAAVRQVAYDLRERGHLVYLLADAVGSRNSLDHQVALDEMRQDRVVVTTLEAAACELGAEAEEPILEKLLPPLL
- a CDS encoding sorbosone dehydrogenase family protein, producing MNLWSPRRFRSLFSAALALPIAAVLSARAAEIFTEPFTPTPISIRLADLPKPFATPSAAYEPPIVPPPRRPSLRLPAGFQVSVFARDLEGPRWLALTPEGGVLVAESDAGRIRLFEGPGEDGGAEHSSVFATPENGLHLPFGMVFVGDRFLVANTDSILSFPYRRGQRRLGGRGERIASFPGGGHWTRALALSPDERWLYVSIGSRSNVDVEPPPRASVMRIPLPKGKPELFASGLRNPVGLAFEPNTGTLYTVVNERDELGDDLVPDYLTRIRQGDFFGWPYAYLSPRLLDPRLLVHHRVQKPNLVDTTRTPDVLFQAHSAPLGLAFPSGKAQFPERYLHGAFVALHGSWNRSAPTGYKIVFVPFGQNYRPLGFYEDFLTGFLTEGEHPKTWGRPVGLLFLPDGSLLFSDDANGVIYRITYEKDADS
- a CDS encoding DUF4242 domain-containing protein, translating into MPRYLIEREIPGAGKLSPQELAGISAKSCSILNEMGSQIQWLHSYVTDDKIYCVYLAPSEQAIREHAQKGGFPADRISEIRDLISPYSARSA
- a CDS encoding YbhB/YbcL family Raf kinase inhibitor-like protein; amino-acid sequence: MKLSSPSFSDGHPLPRACGYREENQNPELRISRVPGGTRSLALIMEDPDAPGGTFVHWLVWNLPPTTVKLLPGKLPSEARTGRNDFGNDRYDGPAPPSGTHRYFFRLFALDERLALAPGAGRRELEEAMRGHVLDEASLMGTFAAGGS
- a CDS encoding P-II family nitrogen regulator, giving the protein MPDQPTTSHPLRSLKGFQKVEAVIPRSCLGELREALAQHYRIEGALASRVKRLEKKPEDVERYLGNDYFPDFLARTKIELILPVDQVPAVVQTILRTARIRGRHDRIVLSPVLRVIAIDAPCGMPMPAGSSPARSGEQQAEAVPTLQ